One segment of Neobacillus endophyticus DNA contains the following:
- the mltG gene encoding endolytic transglycosylase MltG: MGADKKDIIRKKLLDQQREARIVRKIVMIVSTVLVLLIVLIGGGGYLYVTSALKPMNPNNNQVKKVDIPIGSSVAEIATELEKNGIIKSAQVFKYYVKLKNEGGFMAGNYELSPSMDVAEIVNRLKTGKVLSNAAVKFTIPEGTQLKEIADIMAKAVKQPDAVIINKLNDKQFIKSLIVKYPDILTNEILNTSVRYPLEGYLFPATYSFYKPNPSIEEMVTAMLNKTRTVLSDYTIEMKQKKLSIHEMLTMASLVEEEATGKTNRKMIASVFYNRIQKDMPLQTDPTVLYAEGRHKDKVLYKDLEVNSPYNTYIHTGLPPGPIANAGRTSIEAALDPAKSDYYYFLATPSGNIIFTKTLAEHNQVKAKYITSKK, encoded by the coding sequence TTGGGAGCAGACAAAAAAGATATAATTCGAAAGAAATTACTCGATCAGCAAAGGGAAGCACGTATTGTTAGAAAGATTGTCATGATTGTATCAACTGTATTAGTATTATTAATTGTTCTTATCGGCGGCGGAGGTTATCTCTATGTGACATCTGCACTTAAACCTATGAATCCAAATAATAACCAGGTGAAAAAAGTAGATATCCCAATTGGATCATCGGTAGCAGAAATCGCAACAGAATTAGAGAAAAACGGAATCATTAAAAGTGCGCAAGTATTTAAATATTATGTTAAGCTTAAAAATGAAGGCGGCTTTATGGCAGGAAATTATGAGCTTAGCCCTTCCATGGATGTTGCAGAAATTGTCAATCGTTTAAAAACTGGAAAGGTCCTTTCAAATGCGGCTGTTAAATTCACGATCCCGGAAGGAACTCAATTAAAGGAAATTGCAGATATTATGGCAAAGGCAGTTAAACAGCCCGATGCCGTCATTATCAATAAATTAAACGACAAACAATTCATTAAATCTCTTATAGTTAAATATCCAGACATATTAACAAATGAAATACTTAATACGTCAGTGAGATATCCACTTGAAGGATATTTATTCCCGGCCACTTACTCGTTTTATAAGCCGAACCCTTCAATAGAAGAAATGGTCACAGCTATGCTGAATAAAACCCGAACTGTGTTATCTGATTATACGATTGAAATGAAACAAAAGAAGCTTTCTATCCATGAGATGCTGACTATGGCATCCTTGGTGGAAGAAGAAGCGACAGGGAAAACCAATCGAAAAATGATTGCCAGCGTTTTTTATAATCGAATACAAAAAGATATGCCGCTGCAAACAGATCCCACTGTTCTTTATGCGGAAGGAAGGCATAAAGATAAAGTTCTATATAAGGATTTAGAGGTAAATTCCCCATATAATACTTACATTCATACAGGACTGCCTCCGGGGCCAATTGCTAATGCCGGAAGGACCTCAATTGAAGCAGCCCTTGATCCGGCAAAATCAGACTACTACTACTTTTTGGCAACACCATCGGGCAATATTATTTTTACAAAAACATTAGCGGAACATAATCAGGTAAAAGCTAAGTATATTACCAGCAAAAAATAA
- a CDS encoding DUF1292 domain-containing protein, which translates to MSNEHNHNHEEEDRYITLVNENGDEELFEILLTFDSEEYEKSYVLFYPVGEAEDEDEDGGTVHAYAYIPTEDGGLGELLPIETDEEWEMIEEVFNTFVEDEEEQ; encoded by the coding sequence ATGTCTAACGAACATAATCATAATCACGAGGAAGAGGATCGCTATATTACCCTTGTGAATGAAAATGGTGACGAAGAATTATTTGAAATCCTATTAACATTTGATTCAGAAGAATATGAAAAATCTTATGTTCTGTTCTATCCTGTTGGAGAAGCAGAGGATGAAGATGAAGACGGTGGTACGGTTCATGCCTATGCTTACATACCGACTGAAGACGGTGGTTTAGGCGAGCTGTTGCCAATCGAAACAGATGAAGAATGGGAAATGATTGAAGAGGTATTCAATACCTTTGTTGAGGATGAAGAAGAACAATAG
- the ruvX gene encoding Holliday junction resolvase RuvX, translating into MRILGLDVGSKTVGIALSDELGWTAQGMKTLKINEERRDFGFEEIGQIIKDYQVSEVVVGLPKNMNGTIGPRGEASKQYAEEIERKFSVPAVLWDERLTTMAAERVLLEADVSRKKRKKVIDKMAAVMILQGYLDSKK; encoded by the coding sequence ATGCGGATATTGGGTTTAGATGTCGGTTCAAAAACGGTCGGAATTGCCCTTAGTGATGAGCTTGGGTGGACGGCACAAGGCATGAAAACACTCAAAATCAATGAAGAAAGACGAGATTTTGGTTTTGAAGAGATTGGTCAAATTATAAAAGATTATCAAGTTAGTGAAGTCGTAGTGGGCTTGCCCAAAAATATGAACGGCACCATCGGTCCGCGCGGAGAAGCCAGCAAACAATACGCAGAAGAAATTGAACGCAAATTCTCCGTTCCTGCAGTTTTATGGGACGAGCGCCTGACGACAATGGCAGCTGAACGAGTTTTGCTCGAAGCTGACGTTAGCAGAAAAAAACGCAAGAAAGTGATAGATAAAATGGCTGCTGTCATGATACTGCAAGGCTACCTTGATAGTAAAAAATAA
- a CDS encoding IreB family regulatory phosphoprotein, whose product MSSFDKTMRFNFPEDPFEHDVNDVLLQVYEALKEKGYNPINQIVGYLLSGDPAYIPRHRDARNIIRKLERDEIIEELVKSYLKKQREV is encoded by the coding sequence ATGAGTTCATTCGACAAAACGATGAGATTTAATTTTCCTGAAGATCCTTTTGAACATGATGTAAATGATGTTTTATTACAAGTTTATGAGGCTTTAAAGGAAAAAGGGTATAATCCCATCAATCAAATAGTCGGTTACCTTTTATCTGGAGATCCAGCTTACATTCCGCGTCATCGAGATGCCCGAAATATTATTCGCAAGCTTGAACGCGATGAAATTATTGAGGAGTTAGTGAAATCCTATCTTAAAAAACAGCGAGAGGTTTAA
- the alaS gene encoding alanine--tRNA ligase → MKNLTGSQIRSMFLQFFKEKGHAIEPSASLVPHDDPSLLWINSGVATLKKYFDGRVVPGNPRITNAQKSIRTNDIENVGKTARHHTFFEMLGNFSIGDYFKKEAIEWAWEFLTDKKWIGWDPELLSVTIHPEDTEAFDLWHNTIGIPEERIIRLEGNFWDIGEGPSGPNTEIFYDRGPEYGNDLNDPELYPGGENERYLEVWNLVFSQFNHNPDGTYTPLPKKNIDTGMGLERMASVVQNVPTNFDTDLFMPIIRATEEISGDKYGVEKERDVAFKVIADHIRTVAFAIGDGALPSNEGRGYVLRRLLRRAVRYAKQININRPFMYELVPVVGGIMHDFYPEVKDKQEFIQKVIKNEEERFHETLHEGLAILSSVIKKEKEKGSDTINGEDVFRLYDTYGFPVELTEEYALDAGMKIDVDGFEKEMEEQRERARAARHDENSMHVQGGVLRDITVSSQFTGYNELKTNSTVLSIVKNGELVSEAEDGEEVQLILDVTPFYAESGGQIADRGIVEGEGVLVTVKDVHKAPNGQNLHHVVISHGTLKTGQQVTAQVDASNRVKITKNHTATHILHRALKDILGEHVNQAGSLVEPERLRFDFSHFGQIKPEELEQIEKIVNEKIWSSLDVDISQKPIAEAKSMGAMALFGEKYGDIVRVVQVGDYSLELCGGCHVPNTAVIGLFKIVSEGGIGAGTRRIEAVTGESAYKLLNEQVGLLKDAAEKLKTNPKEVSSRLDGLLAEMKQLQRENESLSAKLGNIEAGNLVSHAVEIEGVTVLAAKVQAADMNNLRNMADDLKQKLGSAVIVLGSAHEDKVNLIAAVTKDLIDKGYHAGKLIKEVATRCGGGGGGRPDMAQAGGKDPEKLDSALQFVSEWVKSI, encoded by the coding sequence ATGAAGAATTTAACTGGTTCTCAAATTCGTTCGATGTTTTTACAATTTTTCAAGGAAAAAGGACATGCTATTGAGCCTAGTGCTTCTCTTGTTCCACATGATGACCCATCTTTGCTGTGGATTAACAGCGGCGTTGCAACATTAAAGAAGTATTTTGACGGACGTGTTGTACCGGGAAATCCAAGAATCACCAATGCGCAAAAATCCATTCGTACAAACGATATTGAAAACGTTGGAAAAACTGCAAGACACCATACGTTTTTTGAAATGCTTGGTAACTTTTCTATTGGGGATTATTTCAAGAAAGAAGCAATCGAATGGGCATGGGAATTTTTAACTGATAAAAAATGGATCGGCTGGGATCCTGAGTTGCTGTCTGTGACCATCCATCCAGAAGACACGGAAGCGTTTGATCTTTGGCATAATACCATTGGTATTCCCGAGGAACGGATAATCCGATTGGAAGGAAACTTCTGGGATATCGGGGAAGGTCCAAGCGGTCCTAATACAGAGATTTTCTATGACCGTGGTCCGGAATACGGAAATGATCTAAACGATCCTGAATTGTATCCAGGCGGTGAGAATGAGCGTTATTTAGAGGTTTGGAATCTTGTATTTTCACAATTTAATCATAACCCAGATGGAACGTATACACCGCTTCCAAAGAAAAATATTGATACTGGAATGGGCTTGGAACGGATGGCTTCAGTTGTTCAAAACGTCCCGACAAATTTTGATACCGATTTGTTTATGCCAATCATCCGTGCAACAGAAGAGATTTCAGGTGATAAATATGGTGTTGAGAAAGAACGTGACGTTGCCTTTAAGGTAATTGCCGACCATATTCGAACAGTGGCTTTCGCCATTGGCGATGGGGCTTTGCCATCAAATGAAGGACGCGGCTATGTTTTGAGACGACTCTTGCGCAGAGCAGTACGTTACGCGAAACAAATTAATATTAACCGTCCGTTTATGTATGAATTAGTTCCTGTAGTCGGGGGAATTATGCATGATTTCTATCCAGAGGTAAAAGATAAGCAGGAATTCATTCAAAAGGTTATTAAAAATGAAGAAGAAAGGTTTCACGAAACCCTTCACGAAGGTTTGGCGATTTTATCAAGCGTCATTAAGAAAGAAAAAGAAAAGGGCAGCGACACCATTAATGGAGAAGATGTTTTCCGACTTTATGACACTTACGGTTTTCCAGTGGAATTGACCGAGGAATATGCACTTGATGCTGGAATGAAAATTGATGTTGACGGTTTTGAGAAAGAGATGGAAGAACAACGCGAACGCGCACGTGCAGCTCGTCATGATGAAAATTCCATGCATGTCCAGGGAGGAGTCCTTCGTGACATCACAGTTTCAAGCCAATTTACAGGCTATAATGAGCTTAAAACAAACTCCACCGTACTTTCCATTGTTAAAAATGGCGAACTTGTAAGTGAGGCTGAAGACGGTGAGGAAGTTCAGCTTATTCTTGATGTTACCCCATTCTATGCTGAGAGCGGAGGTCAAATTGCGGATCGTGGTATCGTGGAAGGCGAAGGAGTACTAGTTACCGTAAAGGATGTTCATAAAGCTCCTAATGGCCAAAACCTCCACCATGTTGTGATCAGCCATGGAACATTGAAAACGGGGCAACAGGTAACAGCACAGGTAGATGCTTCTAACCGTGTAAAAATTACCAAAAACCATACAGCAACACATATCCTGCATCGTGCATTAAAAGATATTCTTGGGGAACATGTTAACCAGGCTGGATCTCTTGTTGAACCAGAACGTCTCCGTTTTGATTTCTCTCATTTTGGTCAAATCAAACCGGAAGAACTAGAGCAAATTGAAAAAATCGTTAATGAGAAAATATGGAGCAGCCTTGATGTAGATATTAGCCAAAAACCAATTGCTGAAGCCAAATCAATGGGAGCAATGGCACTTTTCGGTGAAAAATACGGTGATATTGTTCGTGTGGTACAAGTTGGTGATTACAGCCTTGAACTTTGCGGTGGCTGCCATGTACCGAATACTGCTGTCATTGGTCTGTTTAAAATTGTTTCAGAAGGTGGCATCGGAGCCGGTACAAGACGGATTGAAGCTGTTACAGGCGAATCTGCTTATAAGCTTTTAAATGAACAAGTGGGACTTTTAAAGGATGCTGCAGAAAAGTTAAAAACAAATCCAAAAGAAGTCTCATCGCGTCTCGATGGCTTACTAGCGGAAATGAAACAGCTTCAAAGGGAAAATGAATCACTGTCAGCCAAGCTTGGGAACATTGAAGCAGGCAACCTTGTTTCACATGCAGTTGAAATTGAAGGTGTCACTGTACTTGCGGCGAAAGTTCAAGCAGCAGATATGAATAATCTTAGAAATATGGCAGATGATTTAAAGCAAAAGCTTGGATCGGCAGTCATTGTTTTAGGTAGTGCACATGAAGATAAAGTGAACTTAATCGCTGCTGTAACAAAAGATTTAATTGATAAAGGCTATCATGCTGGAAAATTAATTAAAGAAGTTGCCACAAGATGCGGCGGTGGGGGCGGAGGCCGTCCTGATATGGCACAAGCGGGAGGAAAGGATCCTGAAAAACTTGATTCTGCCCTTCAATTTGTTTCAGAATGGGTAAAATCAATTTGA
- a CDS encoding AI-2E family transporter, whose protein sequence is MDIRMKWYWRIGFILLILISLYVFLKIRFVWIPILKVAGIIILPFLIAGFITYLLHPIVEKLHEKGLHRGLAILFIYVLFFGGIGFALYKGIPAFIDQMKDLSENAPVFAEQYRSWINAIQAHTRTWPDGLQGRMNDGIDAFEETVDSMLSLTIDILVKFLKSALVIVIIPFIAFYMLKDIQLVKRVIWYLVPRQWRRQGARFLKEVDDSLGSYIRGQILVCVIIGGAAALLFWFFHLRYPLLLGFIVGVTDVIPYFGAIIGALPAVIIAATVSVKLVMITIIIILVLQFLEGNILSPYIFGKSLHMHPLLIMLAITAGGEIGGVIGLIIAVPVLVVLKAGIVHAKNLIVQSKNKE, encoded by the coding sequence TTGGATATCCGAATGAAATGGTACTGGCGGATCGGCTTTATATTGCTTATATTAATTTCGCTTTACGTCTTTTTAAAGATACGCTTCGTCTGGATTCCCATCCTGAAAGTAGCCGGGATTATTATACTCCCTTTTTTAATAGCCGGATTTATTACCTATTTACTTCACCCGATTGTTGAAAAACTGCATGAAAAGGGACTTCACCGAGGTCTGGCTATTCTTTTTATCTATGTTCTTTTTTTTGGTGGGATTGGTTTTGCCTTGTATAAAGGCATTCCTGCGTTTATTGATCAAATGAAGGACCTTTCTGAAAATGCACCTGTTTTTGCAGAACAATATCGCAGTTGGATCAATGCTATTCAAGCGCACACAAGAACATGGCCGGATGGGCTTCAAGGCAGAATGAATGATGGAATTGACGCATTTGAAGAAACAGTAGACTCCATGTTATCACTGACAATTGATATTTTAGTTAAATTTCTAAAATCAGCACTTGTGATAGTCATTATTCCATTTATAGCATTTTACATGTTAAAGGATATACAACTAGTCAAACGTGTCATTTGGTATTTGGTCCCGAGACAATGGAGGCGGCAGGGAGCCCGCTTTTTAAAAGAAGTAGATGATTCTCTGGGCAGCTACATTAGAGGACAAATTTTGGTATGTGTTATAATTGGCGGTGCTGCAGCACTGTTGTTCTGGTTTTTCCATTTACGGTATCCGTTGCTTTTAGGATTTATTGTTGGGGTAACAGATGTAATTCCTTATTTTGGAGCGATTATCGGTGCACTTCCAGCAGTCATTATTGCAGCAACTGTTTCAGTTAAGCTAGTTATGATTACAATTATCATTATTTTAGTCCTTCAGTTTCTGGAAGGGAATATATTGTCCCCGTATATATTTGGGAAAAGCTTGCATATGCATCCGCTCCTTATTATGCTGGCCATTACAGCCGGCGGGGAAATCGGCGGTGTGATCGGTTTAATTATTGCCGTACCGGTTTTAGTGGTATTGAAAGCAGGGATCGTTCATGCCAAAAACCTGATCGTACAGAGCAAAAATAAGGAATAA
- a CDS encoding YrzQ family protein, producing MNKLTTSVIAFGAGMAAYNLVQRSNLMSARNMKRMQKTIKRSIF from the coding sequence ATGAATAAATTGACGACGTCAGTGATTGCTTTTGGTGCAGGGATGGCTGCTTATAATTTAGTCCAAAGAAGCAATTTAATGTCAGCCCGCAATATGAAAAGAATGCAAAAAACAATTAAACGTTCGATTTTTTAG
- a CDS encoding PRC-barrel domain-containing protein encodes MRTFSLVKGQPVFETKSGMKMGEVCDLCMSKSGIVTGLLVRTGVFFKQTRYLNIKKVTSFGWDGLMIEDKNYLEKLEESPEYTFTHQNPLEGKLMLSKSGESLGLLKDVYFQEEVGTIIGYEITDGFFSDITEGKQVIHSGKPLTVGKDAIIVEVKET; translated from the coding sequence TTGCGAACATTTTCTTTAGTGAAAGGCCAACCTGTATTTGAAACGAAAAGCGGTATGAAAATGGGGGAAGTTTGTGACCTGTGCATGTCAAAAAGCGGAATTGTTACAGGTCTATTGGTTAGAACGGGCGTTTTCTTCAAACAAACACGCTATTTGAATATTAAAAAAGTGACTTCCTTTGGGTGGGATGGCCTGATGATTGAAGACAAAAATTATCTGGAAAAGCTGGAGGAGAGCCCGGAATATACCTTTACACATCAGAATCCACTTGAAGGAAAACTGATGCTTTCCAAAAGCGGTGAGTCACTTGGATTGTTAAAAGATGTATATTTCCAAGAGGAAGTGGGCACCATTATAGGGTACGAAATTACGGATGGTTTCTTTTCAGATATTACGGAAGGAAAACAAGTAATCCATTCCGGGAAACCCTTAACGGTTGGAAAAGATGCCATTATCGTTGAAGTAAAAGAAACGTGA
- the recD2 gene encoding SF1B family DNA helicase RecD2, translated as MEKQESIDLFAEQGKFVKGRPIVTIFHNEQNLYTVLRLRVDETNDQYQDKEAVITGYFPRIHEQETYIFYGQFTEHPKFGTQFQVNHFRKDMPQTKQGIIAYLSGEMFKGIGKKTAESIVETLGENAISKILNQPSLLDSVPKLLPDKAKLLYDTLMEHQGLEQVMIALNQYGFGPQLSMRIYQVYKEETLNTIQKNPYQLVEDIEGIGFGRADELGYQLGISGNHPDRIKAACLYTLENDCMQTGHVYLHAKDLLEQVKALLEENKRDEINFLDISNELIKLEEEGKVIGEEQRVYLPSLFFAEKGLVTSIQRILEQKEYQEQFPESEFLLALGGLEERLGVQYAPTQREAIQTALMSPMLILTGGPGTGKTTVIKGIVELYAELHGCSLDPKVYHKKDESFPILLAAPTGRAAKRMSESTGLPAVTIHRLLGLNGTEGFDRDEANTLEGKIIIVDESSMLDIWLANQLFKALPENIQVILVGDEDQLPSVGPGQVLKDLLRSERIPTVRLKDIYRQAEGSSIIELAHDIKNGTIPADITKKQADRSFIRCSTSQVVEVVEKIALNAKNKGYSAKDFQVLAPMYRGPAGIDRLNVLLQEIFNPNPDGKRKEITFGEVKYRIGDKVLQLVNQPENNVFNGDIGEIISIIYAKENTEKEDKIYISYEGNEVEYSRQDLNQITHAYCCSVHKSQGSEFPIVLFPVTRSYYRMLRRNLIYTAITRSKQSLILCGEEDALRMGVERADELSRKTTLCDKLQESIYPKTNISESLVEMTDNGLSYEEELMLVNPMIGMENVTPYDFLPND; from the coding sequence TTGGAAAAACAGGAATCCATCGATTTATTCGCCGAACAGGGAAAGTTTGTTAAGGGCAGACCAATAGTGACTATTTTTCACAATGAACAGAATCTTTATACGGTACTAAGGCTTCGTGTAGATGAAACAAATGATCAATATCAAGACAAAGAAGCGGTCATCACCGGATATTTTCCCCGGATTCATGAGCAGGAAACTTACATATTTTACGGGCAATTTACGGAACATCCAAAGTTTGGCACACAGTTTCAGGTTAATCATTTCCGTAAGGACATGCCGCAAACAAAACAAGGGATTATTGCTTATTTATCTGGTGAAATGTTCAAAGGAATTGGCAAGAAGACAGCAGAAAGTATCGTAGAAACGTTAGGTGAAAATGCAATTTCAAAAATTTTGAATCAACCGTCATTACTTGATTCAGTTCCGAAGCTCCTTCCCGATAAGGCGAAATTACTATATGACACATTGATGGAGCACCAGGGCCTGGAACAGGTGATGATCGCTTTAAATCAATATGGCTTCGGCCCACAGCTGTCGATGCGAATTTATCAGGTTTACAAAGAAGAAACTTTGAATACCATTCAAAAGAACCCGTATCAGCTTGTTGAAGATATTGAAGGGATTGGGTTTGGCCGGGCTGATGAACTGGGTTATCAGTTGGGGATATCCGGAAATCATCCGGATCGAATCAAAGCAGCCTGTCTATATACATTGGAAAATGATTGCATGCAAACTGGCCATGTATATTTGCATGCTAAGGATTTGCTTGAGCAGGTAAAGGCACTGCTTGAGGAAAATAAACGAGATGAAATTAACTTTTTGGATATATCGAATGAACTGATTAAGCTCGAGGAAGAGGGAAAGGTAATCGGTGAGGAACAGCGTGTATATTTGCCGTCTTTATTTTTTGCTGAAAAAGGATTGGTAACAAGTATTCAACGCATTTTGGAGCAAAAGGAGTATCAGGAGCAATTCCCGGAGTCGGAGTTTTTACTGGCGTTAGGGGGACTTGAAGAGCGGCTTGGAGTTCAATACGCCCCGACACAAAGGGAAGCGATTCAAACCGCCTTAATGTCACCGATGCTGATTCTAACTGGGGGCCCAGGGACCGGAAAAACAACGGTTATTAAAGGAATTGTTGAATTATATGCCGAACTGCATGGCTGCTCTTTAGATCCGAAAGTCTATCATAAAAAAGATGAGTCCTTCCCAATTTTACTCGCAGCTCCAACTGGTCGCGCGGCAAAACGGATGAGTGAATCGACCGGTCTTCCCGCAGTTACGATTCACCGGCTCCTTGGCTTAAATGGTACAGAGGGTTTTGATCGTGATGAAGCCAATACGTTAGAAGGAAAAATCATCATAGTGGATGAATCCTCAATGCTTGATATATGGCTGGCCAACCAATTATTTAAGGCTTTGCCTGAAAATATCCAAGTTATTCTTGTTGGCGATGAGGACCAGCTTCCTTCTGTAGGACCTGGACAGGTCTTAAAGGATTTGCTGCGGTCTGAACGGATTCCAACTGTCCGCCTCAAAGATATATACCGCCAGGCAGAAGGATCCTCTATTATCGAATTGGCACACGATATTAAAAATGGTACAATCCCGGCTGATATTACTAAAAAACAAGCAGATCGATCCTTTATCAGGTGCTCTACCTCACAAGTAGTGGAAGTGGTTGAAAAGATTGCATTAAATGCAAAAAATAAAGGCTATAGTGCCAAGGATTTTCAAGTGTTAGCACCCATGTACAGAGGGCCGGCAGGTATTGACAGACTGAATGTTCTGCTTCAGGAAATTTTTAATCCTAATCCTGACGGAAAAAGAAAAGAAATTACTTTTGGCGAGGTAAAATACCGAATTGGCGATAAAGTGCTTCAGCTTGTTAATCAGCCAGAAAACAATGTGTTTAACGGGGATATTGGTGAAATTATTTCGATTATATACGCAAAAGAAAATACGGAAAAGGAAGATAAGATTTATATTTCCTATGAAGGAAATGAAGTTGAATATTCGCGGCAGGATTTAAATCAGATCACGCATGCGTACTGCTGCTCGGTGCATAAATCACAGGGAAGTGAATTTCCAATCGTTCTTTTTCCAGTCACCAGAAGCTATTATCGGATGCTGCGGAGGAATCTCATATATACAGCCATTACAAGAAGCAAACAATCATTAATTTTATGTGGTGAAGAGGATGCCTTAAGGATGGGAGTGGAAAGAGCCGATGAACTCTCAAGGAAGACAACATTATGTGATAAACTCCAGGAATCCATTTATCCAAAGACCAACATTTCGGAATCTTTAGTGGAAATGACTGACAACGGTCTATCCTATGAAGAAGAATTAATGCTGGTTAATCCGATGATCGGAATGGAAAACGTTACACCTTATGATTTTTTACCAAATGACTGA
- a CDS encoding tetratricopeptide repeat protein: MDKNQSGIEFMKEGKLDLAAEAFHDAINENPDDPVAYINFGNVLALAGSDDKALAFYNKAITLDENAATAYYGAGTLYYSQERYEEAKKCFELAIKKGLDTTDNYFMLGTTLMILEQSTKALPYLQRCVELNPSDAEAIYQYGLCLAQLKMVEDAKTQFEKCVEIEPNHADAYYNLGMAYALQDNGEKAIEMFEKALEIQPDHEYTRNAMKHIEVIEE; encoded by the coding sequence ATGGATAAAAATCAAAGCGGAATTGAATTTATGAAGGAAGGAAAGTTGGATTTAGCTGCAGAGGCATTTCACGACGCAATTAATGAAAATCCTGATGACCCGGTTGCCTATATCAATTTTGGCAATGTTTTGGCTTTAGCAGGTTCTGACGACAAAGCATTGGCTTTCTATAACAAGGCTATCACCCTAGATGAAAACGCTGCAACAGCTTATTATGGTGCAGGCACTCTTTATTACAGTCAAGAACGCTACGAGGAAGCAAAGAAATGTTTTGAACTCGCTATAAAAAAAGGGCTTGATACTACAGATAATTATTTTATGCTCGGAACGACCTTAATGATCTTGGAACAAAGCACAAAGGCTCTTCCATATTTACAGCGATGTGTTGAACTGAATCCTTCTGATGCAGAAGCTATCTATCAATACGGGCTGTGCCTTGCTCAGCTTAAAATGGTGGAAGATGCTAAGACACAATTTGAAAAATGTGTGGAGATTGAACCTAACCATGCAGATGCTTATTATAATTTAGGGATGGCCTATGCCCTTCAAGACAATGGAGAAAAAGCAATTGAAATGTTTGAAAAAGCATTGGAAATTCAACCTGATCATGAATATACAAGGAATGCAATGAAACATATTGAGGTCATTGAAGAATAA
- the mnmA gene encoding tRNA 2-thiouridine(34) synthase MnmA, with amino-acid sequence MEHKDPKNTRVVVGMSGGVDSSVAALLLKQQGYDVIGIFMKNWDDTDENGVCTATEDYNDVIRVCNQIGIPYYAVNFEKQYWDKVFTYFLNEYKAGRTPNPDVMCNKEIKFKAFLEHAINLGADYLATGHYARVEYRDGEYKMLRGLDDNKDQTYFLNQLTQDQLSKVMFPIGNLEKSRVREIAREANLATASKKDSTGICFIGEKNFKEFLGQYLPAQPGKMETFEGEIKGSHEGLMYHTIGQRHGLGIGGSGEPWFAIGKDLKRNVLYVGQGFHHEKLYSDSIIATNVSWVSNRAKPLEFECTAKFRYRQEDHKVTVRLLDGDKCEVRFHEPIRAVTPGQAAVFYDGEECLGGGTIDKIYKNGEHLTYVG; translated from the coding sequence ATGGAACATAAGGATCCAAAAAACACACGTGTAGTCGTGGGCATGTCTGGCGGTGTTGATTCCTCTGTAGCGGCGCTTTTATTAAAACAGCAAGGCTATGATGTAATTGGAATTTTTATGAAAAATTGGGATGATACAGATGAAAACGGTGTGTGTACGGCTACCGAAGATTATAACGATGTAATTCGTGTCTGCAATCAAATCGGGATTCCGTATTATGCAGTAAATTTTGAAAAGCAATATTGGGACAAGGTATTTACTTATTTTTTGAATGAATATAAGGCAGGTCGTACCCCAAATCCCGATGTAATGTGCAATAAAGAAATAAAGTTCAAAGCTTTTTTAGAGCATGCGATAAATTTAGGTGCGGATTATTTGGCTACTGGTCATTATGCACGAGTTGAGTACCGCGATGGTGAGTATAAAATGCTTCGCGGACTTGATGATAACAAAGACCAAACGTATTTCCTTAACCAGCTAACGCAGGATCAGTTAAGTAAAGTTATGTTCCCAATCGGCAATTTAGAAAAATCAAGGGTACGGGAAATTGCCAGAGAAGCAAATCTGGCCACAGCTTCGAAGAAAGATAGCACCGGTATTTGTTTTATTGGGGAAAAGAATTTTAAAGAATTCCTTGGACAATATTTGCCTGCGCAGCCAGGGAAAATGGAAACGTTCGAAGGTGAGATTAAAGGCAGCCACGAAGGTTTAATGTATCACACCATCGGCCAGCGTCATGGTTTGGGCATTGGTGGTTCAGGGGAACCATGGTTTGCAATTGGCAAGGATTTAAAAAGAAATGTACTTTATGTTGGACAAGGCTTCCATCATGAAAAACTTTATTCTGATTCAATCATTGCCACAAACGTAAGCTGGGTTTCAAATCGTGCGAAACCATTGGAATTTGAATGTACAGCAAAATTCCGTTATCGCCAGGAAGACCACAAGGTGACCGTTCGATTGTTAGATGGTGATAAATGCGAAGTACGATTCCATGAACCAATTCGCGCTGTTACCCCTGGACAAGCTGCTGTATTTTATGATGGCGAAGAATGTCTTGGCGGTGGTACCATCGATAAAATATATAAAAATGGTGAACATTTGACGTATGTAGGCTAA